One genomic segment of Gammaproteobacteria bacterium includes these proteins:
- a CDS encoding nucleotidyltransferase domain-containing protein — translation MTLQNLRARRQKIIEIAKRYHAANIRVFGSVSRGEATETSDIDFLVSFLPGASLLDQAR, via the coding sequence ATGACGCTCCAGAACCTTAGAGCCAGACGCCAGAAAATAATCGAAATCGCGAAACGCTACCATGCGGCCAACATTCGCGTCTTTGGTTCCGTTTCTCGCGGAGAAGCCACCGAAACCAGCGATATCGATTTTCTGGTCTCTTTTTTACCCGGTGCCAGCCTGCTTGACCAAGCCCGGTAG
- a CDS encoding transposase: MSYYRRSRVPGTIYFFTVNTYRRQRILTHPEVINALRKALRSVRAQHPFRIDALVILPDHLHALWTLPPGDADYATRWSLIKRQVSQASRHLITHEQNDSQKKRREIGFWQRRYWEHQIRNDTDFTRHVDYAHYNPVKHGLVAQVRDWPHSTFHRYVRLEMCPLDWGGGDVITAGDGFGE, from the coding sequence ATGTCTTACTACCGCCGCTCACGTGTTCCTGGCACAATCTATTTCTTCACGGTAAATACTTATCGCCGACAGCGCATTTTGACGCATCCTGAAGTGATCAATGCACTGCGAAAAGCTCTCCGGAGCGTTCGTGCACAACATCCGTTCCGCATTGATGCGTTGGTGATTTTGCCGGACCATTTACATGCCCTTTGGACCTTGCCTCCGGGTGATGCCGATTACGCAACGCGTTGGAGCTTGATCAAACGCCAGGTTTCCCAAGCATCACGACATCTGATTACTCACGAACAAAATGACTCGCAAAAGAAACGGCGTGAGATTGGTTTCTGGCAACGGCGATATTGGGAGCATCAAATCCGGAATGACACCGATTTTACCCGGCATGTGGATTATGCGCATTACAACCCGGTTAAACATGGGTTGGTGGCGCAGGTGCGTGATTGGCCACACTCGACATTCCATCGTTATGTTCGATTGGAAATGTGTCCGCTCGACTGGGGCGGTGGTGATGTTATTACGGCCGGGGATGGGTTTGGCGAATGA
- the groL gene encoding chaperonin GroEL (60 kDa chaperone family; promotes refolding of misfolded polypeptides especially under stressful conditions; forms two stacked rings of heptamers to form a barrel-shaped 14mer; ends can be capped by GroES; misfolded proteins enter the barrel where they are refolded when GroES binds) has protein sequence MAAKEVRFGSEARYRMVEGVNILANAVKVTLGPKGRNVVLDKSYGAPTITKDGVSVAKEIELEDKFQNMGAQMVKEVASHTSDMAGDGTTTATVLAQSILLEGLKAVAAGMNPMDLKRGLDKAVIAAVEELKKLSKPCSDNKSIAQVGTISANSDEAIGKIIADAMAKVGKEGVITVEEGSGLDNELDVVEGMQFDRGYLSPYFVNNQQNMSAELENPLILVYEKKVSNIREMLPVLEAVAKSGKPLLIIAEDVEGEALATLVVNTIRGIVKVVAVKAPGFGDRRKAMLQDIAVLTGGQVISEEVGLSLEKATLNDLGTAKKIVVTKENTTIIDGAGAPADIEARVKQVRAQIEETSSDYDREKLQERVAKLAGGVAVIKVGATTEIEMKEKKARVEDALHATRAAVEEGVVPGGGVALIRALQGIKSLKGDNHDQDVGINIARRAMEEPLRQIVANAGDEPSVVVNKVTEGKGAYGFNAATGEYGDMLEMGILDPTKVTRSALQNAASVAGLMITTEAMVAELPPKSDKGAGMPDMGGMGGMGGMGGMM, from the coding sequence ATGGCAGCTAAAGAAGTCCGTTTTGGTTCCGAAGCCCGTTATCGCATGGTTGAGGGTGTCAACATCCTGGCCAACGCGGTAAAGGTCACTCTGGGTCCTAAGGGCCGTAATGTTGTACTGGACAAGAGCTACGGCGCTCCGACCATCACCAAGGACGGCGTTTCCGTCGCCAAGGAAATCGAACTGGAAGACAAGTTCCAGAACATGGGCGCGCAAATGGTAAAGGAAGTGGCTTCTCATACTTCTGATATGGCCGGTGACGGCACCACGACTGCAACCGTATTGGCGCAAAGCATCCTGCTCGAAGGTCTGAAGGCCGTTGCGGCCGGCATGAACCCGATGGACCTGAAGCGTGGTCTCGACAAGGCCGTTATTGCGGCTGTTGAGGAACTGAAGAAGCTGTCCAAGCCTTGCTCTGACAACAAGTCTATTGCCCAGGTCGGCACCATCTCCGCCAACTCTGACGAAGCGATCGGCAAGATCATCGCTGATGCCATGGCCAAGGTCGGTAAAGAAGGCGTCATCACTGTTGAAGAAGGTTCTGGTTTGGATAACGAACTGGATGTGGTTGAAGGTATGCAGTTCGATCGCGGTTATCTGTCACCCTACTTCGTCAACAATCAGCAGAACATGTCTGCTGAGCTGGAAAACCCGCTGATCCTGGTTTACGAAAAGAAAGTTTCCAACATCCGCGAAATGCTGCCAGTGCTGGAAGCTGTTGCCAAGTCTGGCAAGCCGCTGTTGATTATCGCTGAAGACGTTGAAGGCGAAGCCCTGGCAACGCTGGTGGTGAACACCATCCGCGGCATCGTCAAGGTGGTTGCTGTTAAGGCGCCTGGCTTCGGTGATCGCCGTAAAGCTATGCTGCAAGATATCGCGGTGCTGACCGGTGGCCAAGTGATCTCCGAAGAAGTCGGTCTGTCACTGGAAAAAGCAACCCTGAACGACTTGGGTACTGCCAAGAAGATCGTCGTCACCAAAGAAAACACCACCATCATCGACGGTGCAGGTGCTCCTGCCGACATCGAAGCGCGCGTCAAACAGGTTCGCGCCCAGATCGAAGAAACCAGCTCTGACTATGATCGTGAAAAGCTGCAAGAGCGCGTGGCCAAGCTGGCAGGCGGTGTTGCCGTGATCAAGGTCGGTGCGACTACCGAAATTGAAATGAAAGAAAAGAAGGCCCGCGTTGAAGACGCGCTGCACGCGACCCGCGCTGCTGTTGAGGAAGGCGTGGTCCCTGGCGGTGGCGTGGCCCTGATCCGTGCCCTGCAAGGCATCAAGAGCCTGAAGGGTGACAACCATGACCAGGACGTCGGTATCAACATCGCCCGTCGTGCCATGGAAGAGCCGCTACGTCAGATCGTTGCCAACGCTGGCGATGAGCCATCTGTTGTCGTCAACAAAGTGACTGAAGGTAAGGGCGCTTATGGCTTCAACGCTGCCACTGGCGAATACGGCGACATGCTGGAAATGGGTATCCTGGATCCCACCAAGGTCACCCGTTCCGCACTGCAAAACGCTGCATCCGTCGCTGGTCTGATGATCACCACCGAAGCCATGGTGGCTGAGCTACCGCCGAAGTCCGATAAGGGTGCAGGCATGCCAGACATGGGTGGCATGGGCGGTATGGGCGGCATGGGCGGTATGATGTAA
- the groES gene encoding co-chaperone GroES translates to MKLRPLHDRVVIRRQEEERTSAGGIVIPDSATEKPIRGQVIAVGKGKITDSGDVRPLDVKVGDKVLFGKYSGTEIKVEGEALLVMREEDIVAVVEA, encoded by the coding sequence ATGAAATTGCGTCCTTTACACGATCGCGTCGTGATTCGTCGTCAGGAAGAAGAACGTACCTCCGCGGGTGGCATCGTCATTCCAGACAGCGCAACCGAAAAACCGATCCGTGGCCAAGTGATTGCCGTCGGTAAGGGCAAAATCACCGATAGCGGCGATGTCCGTCCCCTGGACGTGAAGGTGGGTGACAAGGTTCTGTTCGGCAAATATTCCGGCACTGAGATCAAGGTTGAGGGCGAAGCCCTGCTGGTGATGCGCGAAGAAGACATCGTGGCTGTGGTTGAAGCCTAA
- a CDS encoding FxsA family protein gives MFVSRVPFLLLLVFPLLELYLLIKAGGIFGAWPVVLWVIVVGLFGVSLIQSQGMATAERVRAALARGETPAMGMLEGLVMVVAGVLFLVPGLLSDAVALVLMIPPVRRAVIRRLIKSATGQPPRGPGVRPQASGERVLEGEYRREDQPPR, from the coding sequence ATGTTTGTCTCACGCGTTCCCTTTTTATTGTTGCTGGTCTTCCCGCTGCTGGAGCTGTATCTCCTTATTAAAGCGGGCGGCATCTTTGGCGCCTGGCCGGTCGTTTTATGGGTGATCGTCGTCGGTCTGTTTGGCGTCAGCCTGATCCAGAGTCAGGGCATGGCCACCGCCGAACGGGTACGTGCCGCCCTGGCGCGCGGCGAAACGCCGGCGATGGGGATGTTGGAGGGATTGGTCATGGTCGTGGCCGGAGTCTTGTTTCTGGTGCCGGGATTGCTCAGCGATGCCGTTGCCTTGGTGCTGATGATTCCGCCCGTGCGCCGGGCCGTGATCCGGCGTCTTATTAAATCCGCCACCGGCCAGCCGCCACGTGGCCCAGGCGTTCGCCCGCAAGCATCCGGCGAGCGCGTGTTGGAGGGTGAATACCGGCGCGAGGACCAGCCGCCGCGCTGA
- a CDS encoding divalent-cation tolerance protein CutA, whose protein sequence is MNPEYCTVLCTCPDEACAHRVADHLVSNQLAACVNIVPGLTSVYVWKGQTEHSAELLLIIKTRSELFTRLETAIRELHPYELPEIIAVPITLGSAAYLDWIAQSTQARTSA, encoded by the coding sequence ATGAATCCCGAATACTGCACCGTGCTTTGCACCTGCCCGGATGAGGCCTGCGCCCACCGGGTCGCCGATCACCTGGTGAGCAACCAGCTGGCGGCCTGCGTCAACATCGTGCCCGGCCTGACCTCGGTTTACGTCTGGAAGGGGCAGACCGAGCACAGCGCCGAACTGCTGCTGATCATCAAGACCCGTAGTGAATTATTTACCCGGCTGGAGACGGCGATCCGCGAGCTGCATCCGTATGAACTTCCGGAAATCATTGCAGTCCCAATTACTCTGGGATCAGCAGCCTATCTAGATTGGATCGCGCAATCGACCCAAGCCCGCACCTCGGCCTGA
- a CDS encoding protein-disulfide reductase DsbD → MSSHGHKIFLRLLMTALLLPVLWLTHVAHAEGIFDKLGNVGRQLGIGANDGNPFLPPEKAFIFTAEVKDDHTVTARWDIADGYYLYRNKFNFEILNPATIQAGTPSFPQGKQKKDDTFGLMEVYFHEVNVELPLQRNSNSAATNLTLKAVYQGCAEAGFCYPPQTQEITLSLPEVAAAATTQTPASNTSNFVSEQDRYARSLAEKSLALNMLMFFGLGLLLCFTPCVFPMIPILSSIIAGQGSGITTRRAFLLSLTYVLAMAATYTAAGVAAGTLGANLQAVFQNPWILGSFAMLFVVLSLSMFGFYELQIPSSWQGKLTSMSNRQQGGSYFGVGIMGVLSALIVGPCVAAPLAGALIYIGQSGDALLGGAALFALSLGMGAPLLVFGTSAGKLLPKAGAWMNAIKAVFGVMLLSVAIWMIERIIPAAVALLLWGALFIVCAVYLGALERLQPEASGWHKLWKGVGLIFFVYGGVLLVGATSGGKDIFQPLQGLSMGTAQSSPAKNHLQFQRIKGLTGLEQALQQARVAGKPVMLDFYADWCISCKEMEKSTFSNTAVQAILADTVLLQADVTLNDAEDQALLKRFGLFGPPSILFFDTQGNELRPYRLVGFLEPAKFEQQIRGAFKK, encoded by the coding sequence ATGAGCAGCCACGGCCATAAAATTTTTCTGCGGTTATTAATGACAGCCCTGCTGCTGCCCGTGCTGTGGTTAACCCACGTCGCGCATGCCGAGGGCATCTTTGACAAACTCGGCAATGTTGGCCGCCAGCTTGGCATCGGCGCTAATGACGGCAATCCTTTTCTGCCCCCGGAAAAGGCGTTTATCTTTACGGCCGAGGTTAAAGATGATCACACCGTCACGGCACGCTGGGATATTGCCGATGGCTATTATCTCTATCGCAACAAATTCAATTTTGAAATTTTAAATCCCGCCACGATTCAAGCAGGCACGCCTAGTTTTCCTCAGGGCAAGCAGAAGAAGGATGACACCTTCGGGCTGATGGAAGTCTACTTCCATGAAGTGAACGTCGAGCTGCCGCTACAGCGCAATTCAAATAGTGCAGCTACCAATCTGACTTTAAAGGCCGTTTATCAGGGCTGTGCTGAAGCCGGTTTCTGTTATCCACCACAGACCCAAGAAATCACGTTGAGCTTGCCTGAAGTCGCGGCGGCTGCAACCACGCAAACACCTGCCAGCAACACTTCAAATTTTGTTTCGGAACAGGATCGTTATGCACGATCACTGGCGGAAAAGAGTTTAGCGCTGAATATGCTGATGTTCTTTGGCCTGGGATTGCTGCTGTGCTTTACACCCTGCGTCTTCCCGATGATCCCGATTTTATCGAGCATTATCGCGGGCCAGGGCAGCGGCATCACGACCCGCCGTGCATTCTTGTTGTCGCTGACCTATGTGTTGGCGATGGCGGCAACGTATACCGCTGCCGGCGTGGCTGCTGGCACGCTCGGCGCCAATTTACAGGCCGTCTTTCAGAATCCGTGGATACTGGGCAGCTTCGCGATGCTGTTTGTTGTGCTGTCGCTATCGATGTTCGGCTTTTATGAATTGCAAATTCCATCATCATGGCAAGGCAAACTCACATCAATGAGCAATCGCCAGCAAGGCGGTTCGTATTTCGGCGTTGGCATTATGGGCGTGTTGTCGGCATTGATTGTCGGGCCGTGTGTTGCCGCGCCATTGGCAGGCGCACTGATTTATATCGGCCAGAGCGGCGATGCCCTGCTCGGCGGTGCGGCCTTGTTTGCGCTGAGCCTGGGCATGGGCGCGCCGCTGCTGGTCTTTGGCACCTCCGCCGGAAAATTACTGCCCAAGGCCGGCGCCTGGATGAATGCCATCAAGGCGGTATTCGGCGTGATGTTGCTGAGCGTGGCGATCTGGATGATTGAACGCATCATACCTGCCGCCGTAGCGCTATTGTTGTGGGGAGCGCTGTTCATTGTTTGCGCCGTGTATCTGGGTGCACTGGAACGGCTGCAACCTGAGGCGAGCGGCTGGCACAAACTGTGGAAAGGCGTGGGCCTGATCTTTTTCGTCTATGGTGGGGTATTGTTGGTGGGTGCCACCAGCGGTGGCAAGGATATCTTCCAGCCCTTGCAGGGATTAAGCATGGGTACGGCGCAATCCAGCCCTGCCAAAAACCATTTGCAGTTTCAACGCATCAAGGGACTGACTGGGCTGGAGCAGGCCTTACAACAAGCGCGCGTTGCTGGAAAACCAGTAATGCTGGATTTTTATGCCGACTGGTGCATCTCGTGCAAGGAAATGGAAAAATCCACTTTTTCCAATACCGCAGTTCAAGCGATACTGGCGGATACTGTTCTGCTGCAAGCGGATGTGACGCTGAACGATGCCGAAGATCAGGCCCTGCTGAAAAGGTTTGGCCTGTTCGGGCCGCCGTCGATTCTCTTTTTCGACACGCAAGGTAATGAACTGCGACCATACCGGCTGGTCGGTTTTCTGGAACCGGCAAAGTTTGAGCAGCAAATTCGTGGTGCGTTTAAAAAATAA
- a CDS encoding TlpA family protein disulfide reductase: protein MKRQVVIAGAIAIFAIGAVVGTYAIKSMKPAPESVQTSKAKLIGSALPPYSLLALDGVREHSAQWEGKVQLINFWATWCPPCKKEIPALIDLQKRYGAQGLQIVGIALDNRDAVKTYSNENGINYPVLVGDNDAVEVAQQLGNDVGVLPYTVIVDRDNRIQAVYYGEIDPVATEKVITSLLRP from the coding sequence ATGAAACGACAAGTTGTGATCGCTGGCGCCATCGCCATCTTTGCTATTGGCGCCGTGGTCGGCACATATGCCATCAAGTCGATGAAGCCCGCCCCCGAATCGGTCCAAACGTCCAAGGCCAAGCTGATCGGCTCCGCCCTGCCGCCTTATTCGTTGTTGGCGCTGGATGGCGTGCGGGAACACAGCGCCCAATGGGAAGGCAAGGTCCAGCTCATTAATTTCTGGGCCACCTGGTGCCCGCCCTGTAAAAAAGAGATCCCTGCTTTGATCGACCTGCAAAAACGCTATGGCGCGCAAGGCCTGCAAATCGTCGGCATTGCTCTCGATAACCGGGACGCGGTGAAGACCTATAGCAATGAGAATGGCATCAACTATCCAGTGCTGGTCGGCGATAATGATGCCGTCGAAGTAGCCCAACAGCTGGGCAATGATGTCGGGGTACTCCCCTACACGGTCATCGTCGACCGCGATAACCGTATCCAGGCGGTTTATTACGGTGAAATCGATCCTGTGGCCACTGAGAAGGTCATTACCTCCCTGCTTCGTCCCTGA
- the aroQ gene encoding type II 3-dehydroquinate dehydratase — MANLLVLHGPNLNLLGTREPHLYGATRLEDINRQLETTAKQQGHALTCFQSNAEHALIDRVQAAAKEGVEFIIINPGGLTHTSVALRDAFSAVKIPFIEVHLSNIHAREEFRHHSYFSSIAVGVICGLGAEGYLLALQAAMTRLSQP, encoded by the coding sequence ATGGCCAACTTGCTCGTACTACACGGCCCCAACCTCAATCTGCTCGGCACTCGCGAACCCCATCTCTATGGGGCAACGCGCCTTGAGGATATCAACCGCCAGCTGGAGACCACCGCCAAACAACAAGGCCACGCCCTGACCTGCTTCCAGAGCAATGCCGAACATGCCTTGATTGACCGGGTACAGGCAGCCGCCAAAGAAGGCGTGGAGTTCATCATCATCAATCCGGGCGGACTGACCCACACCAGTGTCGCGCTGCGCGACGCTTTCAGCGCGGTCAAGATCCCCTTTATTGAAGTGCATTTATCGAATATTCATGCCCGGGAGGAGTTTCGTCATCATTCCTATTTCTCGAGCATTGCCGTGGGCGTGATCTGCGGCTTGGGCGCGGAAGGTTACCTCCTGGCGTTACAGGCGGCAATGACACGCCTCTCTCAACCCTAA
- a CDS encoding acetyl-CoA carboxylase biotin carboxyl carrier protein: MDIRKVKKLIELLEESGIAEIEIREGEESVRISRQNPNAPMMPMTYMMPPAGQAAAAAPAAAPAVSAEPAKSAAPTGHTVKSPMVGTFYRSASPGAKPFVDVGQSVSAGETLCIIEAMKMLNQIESDKAGKVTAILVENGQPVEYGQPLFVIE; this comes from the coding sequence ATGGACATACGCAAAGTCAAAAAACTCATCGAACTGCTGGAAGAATCCGGCATTGCGGAGATCGAGATCCGCGAAGGCGAAGAGAGCGTCCGCATCAGCCGCCAGAATCCAAATGCGCCGATGATGCCAATGACCTACATGATGCCCCCTGCCGGACAGGCCGCAGCAGCAGCGCCTGCTGCCGCACCCGCCGTTAGCGCCGAACCCGCCAAATCTGCCGCACCTACCGGTCACACCGTGAAGTCGCCGATGGTTGGCACGTTCTATCGCTCAGCGTCACCGGGTGCCAAGCCCTTCGTCGATGTCGGCCAATCCGTAAGCGCTGGCGAGACACTGTGCATCATTGAGGCGATGAAAATGCTCAATCAAATCGAATCCGACAAGGCGGGCAAAGTCACCGCGATTCTGGTCGAGAACGGTCAGCCGGTGGAATACGGCCAACCCCTGTTTGTCATCGAATAA
- the accC gene encoding acetyl-CoA carboxylase biotin carboxylase subunit, whose amino-acid sequence MFDKVVIANRGEIALRILRACKEMGIKTVAVHSMADRDLKHVRLADESVCIGPSESINSYLSIPALLSAAEVTDAVAIHPGYGFLSENADFAERVEESGFVFIGPRPETIRLMGDKISAITAMKEAGVPCVPGSGGPLTDDNDANLAHGHAIGYPVIIKAAGGGGGRGMRVVHSEAALLNAIALTRIEARNAFNNDTVYMEKFLENPRHIEIQVLADQHGNAIHLCERDCSTQRRHQKVIEEAPAPGISEELRQKIGKVCADACRNIGYRGAGTFEFLFENGEFYFIEMNTRLQVEHPVTEMITGVDLVKEQLRIAAGEPLAYTQKDIKARGHAIECRINAEDPENFMPCPGTITLFHAPGGPGVRVDSHIYSGYKVPPYYDSMIGKLIVHGDTRDIAIARMRTALDELVVDGIKTNIPLHRRMMNDAAFQQGGISIHYLEKKLGIKK is encoded by the coding sequence ATGTTCGATAAAGTTGTAATTGCAAACCGGGGCGAGATCGCCCTGCGCATACTCCGCGCCTGTAAAGAAATGGGCATCAAAACCGTCGCCGTGCACTCCATGGCCGATCGCGACCTGAAGCACGTGCGCCTGGCGGATGAATCTGTCTGCATCGGTCCTTCCGAATCGATCAACAGCTATCTCAGCATTCCGGCATTGCTCAGCGCCGCCGAAGTCACCGACGCGGTGGCGATTCATCCGGGTTACGGTTTTCTCTCCGAGAATGCGGATTTCGCCGAACGCGTGGAAGAAAGTGGCTTTGTCTTCATAGGCCCACGCCCGGAAACCATTCGCCTGATGGGCGACAAGATATCGGCGATCACTGCCATGAAAGAAGCAGGCGTGCCTTGCGTTCCCGGTTCTGGCGGCCCGCTGACCGATGACAATGACGCCAACCTGGCGCATGGCCACGCGATTGGTTACCCCGTCATCATCAAGGCGGCGGGCGGTGGCGGCGGGCGCGGTATGCGCGTGGTGCATAGCGAAGCGGCGCTGCTTAACGCTATCGCACTTACCCGTATCGAGGCCCGCAACGCTTTTAACAATGACACGGTATACATGGAGAAATTCCTGGAAAATCCGCGTCACATCGAGATCCAGGTGCTGGCAGATCAGCATGGCAACGCAATTCATTTATGCGAGCGCGATTGCTCGACGCAACGCCGCCACCAGAAGGTCATTGAAGAAGCGCCTGCGCCGGGCATCAGCGAAGAGCTGCGGCAAAAAATTGGCAAAGTCTGCGCCGATGCCTGCCGCAACATCGGTTATCGCGGTGCCGGCACATTTGAGTTCCTGTTCGAAAACGGCGAATTCTATTTCATCGAGATGAACACCCGCCTTCAGGTCGAACATCCGGTGACGGAAATGATCACTGGCGTGGACTTGGTGAAGGAGCAGCTGCGCATTGCGGCGGGCGAACCACTCGCCTACACCCAAAAAGACATCAAGGCGCGCGGCCATGCCATCGAGTGCCGCATCAACGCCGAAGATCCGGAAAATTTCATGCCTTGCCCCGGCACCATTACACTATTCCATGCACCGGGCGGCCCAGGTGTGCGCGTTGATTCACACATCTACAGTGGTTACAAAGTGCCGCCGTATTATGATTCCATGATTGGCAAACTGATTGTCCATGGCGATACGCGTGACATTGCCATCGCCAGAATGCGCACGGCGCTCGATGAATTGGTCGTTGACGGCATCAAGACCAATATTCCATTGCATCGTCGGATGATGAATGACGCCGCATTTCAACAGGGCGGCATCAGCATTCATTATCTGGAAAAGAAACTTGGTATTAAAAAATAA